In Candidatus Binatia bacterium, the DNA window CCCGGGTAATCGCCCCGTTATCAAAGCCGCCCTCGTAGAGATGAGGTGCATATCCGATATTTTCATCCCGCGCGAAATCTGGCGGGGCCGAAAGCCACGCGATCGACGGCTCGAAAAACGCGATATGAGATGGCGCACCTGCCCGACGTTCTCCAGCTCGAATCTCGACGATCGCGTCGGCGTACATCGCGACGAGGCCCTCGAGGTCGGAGTCCGTATAGGCACCCGGTTCGTTCATCAGGTCATACCCGACGACTGCGCGAGACCCCGAGAGGCGTTCCGCCACATGGCCCCACATCTCCGCATAACGAGTCCGAATCCCGACCCCTCCCGGCCCTTCCTGATTTGTAAAGAACGCTGTCCAGGAGGCCGTTACCGCCGCCGTCAGATCGCGAAAACCACCCGGTACGCAACGCGCCCTACCCTGATCGAACGTGGCCCAGTCCGGGGCGCCATCCCACCCGATCGCGGGTGGGAAAATATCCGGGCATTCCTCATCAGGGCGCGCGGCGAGATTCGCGGTCCAGGCATCTTGATGCATGTCAAGCAAGGAGTAGATACCTCGCGCCTCGAGGAGAGCCACCGCCTCGGCGATCTCATCGAGGTAAGCCTCATCATAAACGCCTGGCGCGGGCTCCACCCGGGACCACGACATCAGCAGTCGCACCACATTCCAGCCAACAGAGGCCATTCGGTCGGCGTCTGCCTCGGTAAAGGGAAAGGTTGTGGGGAAGTCGTTCCCGCTCCAATAGTCGACAAAGGAGTTCATATTCACTCCGCGCAGGATCACCTCGCGGCCGTCACCATCGACGATCCGACCGCCTTCGATCGGATCGGGTTGCGCCCGCAAAAGAGGCATCCTGGAGTCGGGAGCAGAACTGCCACCGCAGGCCGAAACCAGCAGGACAAGAAGAGGCAGAATGAGCTTCATTCGATTCATATCCCTGTTCTGCGCCAGATCCGTCCCAATCGCAAGATCCGGAACTGCTCAGCGACAGCCCCGCTCGACTCTCTCAGAGGCGGGAATGCCGTCGAAGCACGCCATATGCGGGTCCACTGCTGGCCCCCACGACTGAGAGCTCCCGAATCACTTCCCGATACAGCGCAGAACCTCGGCCTGATAAGCCTCCCCGCGCTCGTTGAAAAGGTCGAGAACATGGAGTGCTGTCGGCACAAAGGCAAAGCCGATTTCCTGTTCGGGGTTCCATTGAAAAACCGAACCACCGAATCCCATCCAACCGTAGAAACCGACGCGACCATTATTAAACGCCTGATCAATTTCCGAGGCCTCGGGGCCCTGATGCGTAAACAAGTTGACCCCGCCCTGGGTAAAGTTGCTGCCGCCAAACCCCATGCTCGCCCGCTGGGGGTGGTCGTGCAACGCACTCCATCCTTCCCGACTGATATACTCGCGCCCCTCGAATGTTCCACCCGCGGCCATCATCGCGGCCACCTTCGCCAGACCGCGCGCGGACGCGTTCGCGGCCGCCGAAGGTGTCTCTCCCATAGCGACTGCCGCCTCGTTGAAGAACTCCACTCGTTTCATGCCCCGAAACGGCGGCGGCGCCTTGCGCGTCGTCGAGTGGCGCATTGCGGGTAGCAACTTCGCCAGACGGCCAAATAGCTGCCAGGCACCATGCATCGTTTTCCGGCCCAGAAAAGCCGGCTTGAACGTCTCGCGCAGCAGCAGGCCAGACGGAAGCAGCTTCACGGCGGACACCCGGCCCAGCTCTGCTTCAGAAACCCCCATGATCACATCCGCGCCAAGAGGACCGCGAAGATCGTCGCGCAAAAACTCACCGATCGTCCGACTCGCCGGGTCTACCCTTCGGAAAATCTCGTTCAGGATCCAACCGCGTGTCACCGCGTGATACTCCCTTTTCCGTCCATCTTCCTCCGGGAAGCGCAACGACAGGCCCTCGATCAACTCGCCGACCTTGTTCTGCTTGATGCTCTCGGTGCGCAGATCCTGCGGGTCCAGAGCCTTCGGGAAAGCGGCCATACCTCCCTCATGGCGCAGAACATCAGCTACCGTCAGATCATCCTTGCCGCCGCCGACAAATTCCGGCCAATAGGCAGAGACGCGGGCGTCGTAGGCCAACAGCCCCTTGCCCACCAGCCAGGCCATGGCGATGGAAGCAAGGCTCTTGCCGCTGCTGAAAATATTGACAACCGAGTCGGCAGTGAAGTGCTCGTCGCCCGAAGCACTGGCCCAGAGGTCGACGACTCGCTCACCGCGGTGATAGACGCAAAGCTGTGTATTTTGCTCGGCCGAGCGCTGCATCTGGTCGACGTAGAGCGCCTTTACGGACTCGAAGCCGGGTGCGACCGAGCCCTCGATACGAATCGGGCCTCTTTTGTAATCACTCAACGTTTTCTCCTTTGGCCAACCGGTCGTCCGTAACGATGTCTAACGGAATTCCCGGGCCCTGCTCTCGGGCTATAGCGCGCAGGGGACGGACGGTAAAACCCCACTCTCTCGAGTCGACACCCTTCCTCCCAGACACTCCACCGGCAGACCGCAATCTGTCGCGAGCTTCCGCTCGGACCTTGGAGGGCGGACTTGTCGAATCGATGTTAGGAATCGCGGATGCCGAACGCATTCAGCTGGTTCTCCATTGTCATCATCAGCCTGGCGACTCTATCCGGCGGGTTACCGCCGCTTCGGGCCAGCAAGCCAGAGCCCGACCGCTACCCCTTGGGGGAAGCGTTCGCGTCGGGGGTCTTTCTTGCACTAGCGCTCACCATGATGCTTCCGGCGTCGTTCCAGCTATTCGGAAAGGCTCTACCCGGAGTCAATCAACCTATCGCCTCCTTGATCGCGATTGCCGCCATGCTCGCGCTGCTCGGAATCTCGCACGCGATTCGCCATCTCGACGAGGATATCCAGGACCAACATGCAGACCAGAGCGCTCCCCCGAGGCCTTTGATTCCCATCCTCATGACCGTCATGATCGCCATTCCGTCTTTTTTCATGGGCGCGGCACTCGGCGTGAGCGAAACCCAGCAGGCCGTGCTCCTTCTGATCGCCATCCTCCTGCATAAATCCTCAGCTGCATTCGCGCTGGCACTCAAGCTTTCGGACAGCTCGCTATCGAAAGGAGGCGTCCGACTCGTCTTCGGCCTTTTTGTTCTTGCGACGCCCGCCGGAATTTTCTTCGGCAGCCTTCTCGGGGGACGAATGGGGGCGGAATCCCTTTTGATCGCCCGGGCCTCGGTCCTCGCGATGGCGGCGGGCACCTTCCTTTTCATGGGAATGCTCAATGAGCTGCAAAGCACGCCAATGATCAAGCGATGCCGGCACTGGCGCGGCTTTGCCGCCATGCTCGCCGGGCTCGGCGTGACCATCTGTGCGAGGTTTCTGATCGGCGAAGCCCACTCGATGGGCTAGGCCGGATGCGTCTGCAGGGCAATCCAATTCGGCTGCCCGGCTAGCTGACCGATCCCGTCGACCGCAGCGCGGCGATTTCCTCTTCTGAATATCCGAATTCGCGCAGCACAGCATCGGTATGCTCTCCAAGCTTGGGCGGATGCGCACGGAGAGAAACCGGAGTCTCGGAGAACCTGGCCGGGCTCTTCACGAGACGCAGAGCTCCCGCATCCGGATGATCGACGTCCATGAACAAGCCGGCATGGACGACTTGGGGATCCTTGATTACCTCGCCGAAGGAGTTAGCGGGAGCGACGGGAGCATCGAATTCCCGGCACCTTGCCACGAACTCGGCCGTATCCCATTTCCGCATCTCGTCTTCCATCTCCACAAAGAGCGTATCCGCATTCATGAAGCGATCGA includes these proteins:
- a CDS encoding serine hydrolase, encoding MSDYKRGPIRIEGSVAPGFESVKALYVDQMQRSAEQNTQLCVYHRGERVVDLWASASGDEHFTADSVVNIFSSGKSLASIAMAWLVGKGLLAYDARVSAYWPEFVGGGKDDLTVADVLRHEGGMAAFPKALDPQDLRTESIKQNKVGELIEGLSLRFPEEDGRKREYHAVTRGWILNEIFRRVDPASRTIGEFLRDDLRGPLGADVIMGVSEAELGRVSAVKLLPSGLLLRETFKPAFLGRKTMHGAWQLFGRLAKLLPAMRHSTTRKAPPPFRGMKRVEFFNEAAVAMGETPSAAANASARGLAKVAAMMAAGGTFEGREYISREGWSALHDHPQRASMGFGGSNFTQGGVNLFTHQGPEASEIDQAFNNGRVGFYGWMGFGGSVFQWNPEQEIGFAFVPTALHVLDLFNERGEAYQAEVLRCIGK
- a CDS encoding cellulase family glycosylhydrolase: MKLILPLLVLLVSACGGSSAPDSRMPLLRAQPDPIEGGRIVDGDGREVILRGVNMNSFVDYWSGNDFPTTFPFTEADADRMASVGWNVVRLLMSWSRVEPAPGVYDEAYLDEIAEAVALLEARGIYSLLDMHQDAWTANLAARPDEECPDIFPPAIGWDGAPDWATFDQGRARCVPGGFRDLTAAVTASWTAFFTNQEGPGGVGIRTRYAEMWGHVAERLSGSRAVVGYDLMNEPGAYTDSDLEGLVAMYADAIVEIRAGERRAGAPSHIAFFEPSIAWLSAPPDFARDENIGYAPHLYEGGFDNGAITRGSFDRALADAALFGGAPVLVGEWGANPDRAGPNADGYFRNHQALQDEFGFSATLWTWRESCGDPHKVRDTGVPIPWGEFEVDCRTNEILGERSILFADLTRAYARFSPGQVTAMDYGPDSGRFEVLGVDARRGQVLEVFYPVSLHGAPEVSVVGLGEVSLVEGAGGELLLRARADGGAWGLLAEPGFE
- a CDS encoding ZIP family metal transporter, which codes for MPNAFSWFSIVIISLATLSGGLPPLRASKPEPDRYPLGEAFASGVFLALALTMMLPASFQLFGKALPGVNQPIASLIAIAAMLALLGISHAIRHLDEDIQDQHADQSAPPRPLIPILMTVMIAIPSFFMGAALGVSETQQAVLLLIAILLHKSSAAFALALKLSDSSLSKGGVRLVFGLFVLATPAGIFFGSLLGGRMGAESLLIARASVLAMAAGTFLFMGMLNELQSTPMIKRCRHWRGFAAMLAGLGVTICARFLIGEAHSMG